One Drosophila teissieri strain GT53w chromosome X, Prin_Dtei_1.1, whole genome shotgun sequence genomic window, gaacacacacactcatccACCTACCATTTGGCTTCGAACTAAAACTTTCACAAAAAGCGACCAaagaaaaagcaaagcaaaacaaaaaaacaactttcttcgtttctgttttctgtttgaaGCGCACAAGAACATTTTGCAACCGCATAatcacaacagcaacagcatcggCATTAACCTTTGCCCCAAGCCCACCACCTCCAACAGCTACCGtcatccgaatccaaatccgaatcagaacccgaatccgaatccgagtaAGGGACAATCGAATAACGAACATTTCTTACTAGGGCGCGGCATGATTGTGGCGGACTTTGTCACCCAGGCGGACGAGGAGCACAACATCCTGAACTACAACGGAAGCCTGCTCAAGGACTGCACCAAGTACTCCGCCTTCAACTTTGTGTCCATTGAAATCGGGTAAGTCTAGccaatatattaatttttgatgCTTTATGTTGCTTTTATCTGGCGATTATACATTCCTGATTAAAATGCAATCGAGATAATGACAAAtatgaataaacaaacaaaccataTATACGAATACCAAGAAACCACTTACCACATGACCTCGTTTTCAACAGATCTTCATCCCAGCCTGCCCGCGTGAAGCTACTAAGCAATGTGCCGCCCACGCTGGAGGACTTCCAGAACGGCGAGTGCTACGGATTCGGCAACAGTCTGCCCCACACTCCGTTCGAGAAGGTGCGACATGGCAAACAGGAGTTCGAGGCGATCGTGAAGGCGCATGGGGGATCCAGCGTGGAGACTCTATCCGCCCAGCTGATGCAGTTGCTCCGCAATAAGCACAAATTCTGGCCGGACGTCGAGTTGAAGAGACGTGCACCCAACTGGGGCGAGGGATTGAGTGCCCTAAATGTTCATATCGAAGATCATGCTTACGGCAGCCGGACACACACTGTTGTCCTGGTGGATAGCGAGAATAAGATGCACTTCATTGAGGAAACAATGAGTGGATTGGATCCGCTCGGCGAATGGAGCAGGACCCACATTGAAAAGGATTTTCAAAACAGCGTTTAGCTAGCGACAGGATGAGCCCAGCATTATCTCATTTGAAGACTTTCATTGTGTAGAGTAACTTAACTTACTTGGACTTTGGCatttgcaataataataaatagtcatatttactatattttaaataaatataaagctTGTTTGGATTTACTTTAACGTAACTGCTCTTGTTTCCGTAACACATCGAAGTATTATGCTTTCAAAATTCTTTATTCAAAGTCTTTGCagctcaacaaaaaaaaatcctgATTCTTTTAATACATGACTattctgttgttgttttttttatctCTGGCATTTACAACGTCTCCACATGctcatatatttaattatatttatatatttaagcaaaGTAACAGGGGAAATAATCATCCACGTCTTAGCTTTCTTATCAGCAGACCGCACTATCCCGGTGTTATTATACATCTCTATATCTCTATAGCTTTACGATCCAGTTAGTCAGTTAGTTAGCTTGATTGCCTGCCCTATTTGTATTTCTTGGACACccggccgccgccgccacctccAGTTTCAGCGCCAGCTCCACGCAATACGCTTTTGAATTTTCGCGAGTTCATTGAACGTTTTCTGGGGGCGAGAGAGATGGAACATTAGATAGAGACGGGTATAGCgataatattaaacatttggATACAAACCTCTTGTTGAGGTTATTCCTAGTGAGTGGGATGTACGCATATGGATCCAGTTGCCCGCGCTTCTTCATATCGCCCTTGGCCTTTTTGCTGCTGTACTCGGTGCCCGCTGTCCGGCTGGTGGATTTGCCTGATTTCACGGACATGGCATCCGAGTTTCCGGCTGCCAGCTGTCGATGGATTCCCTTGCCACCGGCGGTATAGCGACTGCTTGCGGTGGTTTTGCCCGATTTCGTGCTCATTGCATCACCACCCTTGCGTGTCCGCTTGGCACCCGtcgcttgctgctgctgcagttcatCTTCGTCGCTGGAGTCGTCTTCCATTCCACGCTTTGCCTTTGGCTCCTTGGCTACAGTGCCATCCGCCATGGATGCATCGGAATCCGAGTCGGAATCGGACTCATCGTTTCCACCCTGGCCGCGAAGGGCCTTGTCGCTGATGATCAGACGTCCATCGTCAGCAGTCTTGAAGCCTCCGTTCGGCAGCTGGGGTTTCGTCTTTAGGCTCTTAACAGTGGCGGCCGTTTGAGCGGAGCCACTAGCTGGAATggggcaaaagcaaaagtgaTGATTGGTGCGATTGTCAAATGAATTTAACTTACTCAGCACATTGCCAATGGACTTGAGATCGGCCAAATCGACTATCTCATCGGGATCCTCGCGTATGTAAGTGCTCTTCTGTTGCTTGGCCTTTTTGCTGCGCTTGCtagctgcggctgctgctccgCCCTCCTCCTCAGCGTCCATGTCCTCGGGCAGATCCGAATCGGAGTCGGCCAGGATATCATCAATGCTGTGGGCAGGAATTGTGAAGTGCTTTGGGTAATTACGATGACCAGAAATGACTTACGTGTAGCTCTTTTGCTCCAGACCGCCGACTAGCTCGTCATCGGAGCTATCCGCCTGCGCTTCCTCGCTCTGCTTCTTGCGCGTATCCCTTCGCATCTGCTTGCGAATCTTCTTGAGCCGGCGATGGGTCACCTCGTCATCGCCGGGCACAAAGCGGGCCAGCTCCTCGGTGGTAAAGCGCTTGCAGAGCTTCTTAAGGAAATAACCGATCTGGATACGGCAGTATCGCTTCGTATCCTTGGTCATGGCCGACAAGGAGCGCATCTAAAGGGAAAAAGCCGATTAGTCAGGTCAAGTGTATAATTTAAATCAGCGGAATTGCTCACAATCGTCTCCAGGTGATTGGCCACCAGTGCTATGGGCATCACTTTGATGAATGTAATCAGAAAGGCTACGGCTGCCTCCGATTGGTTGCGTGACTTCTGGACGATGAACACAGAGACCTGCTGCAGGACAAACTCCAGAGTGGCCACCGTCAAGTGTTGACCCTGCTGCTGGAGCACAGCCCTAAAGGCCAAAATCGTGTTCGTCACCAGCGCTTCATCACCGGTAAATCCTGCCGTCAGGATATCAACAAAGTCGTTGATCTTGCCCGCATCCTGATAAAGTTGCGTGATCGATTTGATTAGCTGCTCGGCCACCTGCTCCTTGCGAGTGGAGAATTCCTTATAGTTAAGCACTGCCTCTGGAATGGCCTTCATCACAAGTTGGTCATTGTACGCCAGATTGCTGCGGCAGTCCATCAGGGATTTCAGACAGCTGATGGGTGTATAATAATGGTTTAGCTACATTCTGGCGGTCTTGTGGCACTTTAACTTACTACAATCGCGATGCCTGACAAACGCTACAGCTGGTGTTGAAAGCTTCGAGAAGGATTTGCTGCAGGACAATGCTGTTCTTGCGGGTAAACTTCTGGCATGATGACTGCTCCGAGGTCATCAGTTCGCGCAGGAGTCTGCAATAGAAGAAAAGCGAATAAGTAAACTACAGTGTGACTATAACTGACAATAATAGTACATACTCGTAGGTCTTCCTTTGCTGCTTCTTCAGTTTCTGCTCATCTTTGGCGACCAATTTCGATTTATCGTTCCTCAAAATGGGAGCCATGTACTTCTCGAAATAAACTTCGATTCCCTTGCATTTTTGCACGCGCACAATGGCAGCGTTAATATCAAACAGAGCATCATATTCAAAACTGGCCACAGCACTGGCGGCCAGTTGCCCCTGGGCGTTTTCAAAGAGCTGTAGTTGAACATCAGCGGGTGCCCGGGCGATATACAAACGGATGACATCCAGGACTCGCTTGCGCTGATCGGCTTCGTAAGTTCCACTGGGTTTTTGTGTGTAGATATTGAATAGGCGAGGCAAAAAGTTCTTTGCATACAGTCCAATTGCCAGATGGCATTCCGTGCTCTGGTTGTCCCCGAGCAGCTCCATCAGACCATCGTAAATAGGAGGCCTAAACTCCGGGTTCTTTTCCAAAGCCGCACCCAAAGTCGGAGCTAGCTGTCGCAAGTAGTCCGGATCCCTTGGCTGTCGGCAGAAGCCAGGGAACAAGCCCCACAACTGGCAGCACAACAGCTCGTAAATGTGAGACGACGACTTGTTCTTTGCCTCGGTGAACTCCTTCCACTTCTGCTGGCAGTCTATGGCCAGTGGTACAATTTTCTCCTTGAAGAACTGCAGACTGGCACCGTTGGCTCCCTCGCGGAGAAGGGGCAGCATCCAGGATCGTTCCAGCTGCATGCCGCCTTTGCCATCGGCAAGCGGTATTGCCGTAAGTACCAGTTCGGGTCCCAACGCCTTGATGGCACTGATTAAAGTGTGCTCGATCTGCAGACGATGTGCGCTCTGGGCGTCGTAGCGCTTGGAGATGGTCAGCAGTGAGGGTGTGAGTTCCGAACTGAAAGCAATATTATCTTTAGACGTTAAATAGGTAAACCATCATTGCAGACTCACCCGAATCGCTTTCCGCAGGCCTCAAAGACGATCGAAAAGATGAGGATCACGTATTTGGAGATCTCCCCGAAAGGAGCATTCAGCACCTTGTGAAGTGAACCGAGTATCCTGGCCACACTTTGCCTGTTTCGCTGCGCATCCTCATCCGTGTCACAAACGCGTGCAACACAgtcctgcagcagctccttgaTACAATTTGAGACACCGACAACCAGCTCCGTTCGGTCCGAGAGCCACAGGTCCGTGGTGCAGACATCAATCAGACGCGGCAAGGCCTGCATGCAAAGATCCAGCTGCAGGGTGGCCAAGTGGAGGTGGCCCTCCTTCAAGACCGTCACCCAGGCGATCGTCTGACGGACGTCGCTTCTGTCCGGCCTGTACTCGTGTATCGCTGCCAGTAGTTTGGCGCACAGGGCGGCGTTTAAATTGGGGCTCCTTGTGTGGAAAAGGGCGTGCAGCGCCTGGAAACAATTCGTTCTGACCAGCACATTGGCCGCCGTCATAATGGAGAGCAGATGCTCGCAGACACTGCGTATGTCCTCCGTCTTGAAACCGGATAGTGTGTCCTTAAGGAGCGCCAAAGTGTGCAGCACTGTCGTCTGGGCATTGGCCAGTACCTCCGGCTTGAACTGAGCCAAACAGAACTTGGTCACGCGACTGCTAGCCGGATGGTGCTTAACCTTTGGCTGCTCAACCACAGTATCTTCCTCACTGTCATCAGATTTGATCGTCGGCAGCATAAAACAGCTACCGTGAATAATAGAGACAACTGCGTGCTGCGCTGCCTTGCGGATCTTCGGCTTTGAGTGAATGCTGAACGCCAACAGGGCATCAAAGTACTGGAACGTGGAGCTGTAGGTCCATGTCGCGTAATCTTGGGCACGCAGAAGGACAGAAAGGCAGCCGATTACCTGTAAACGGAAAAACAACGACCACGTTAAATATGTATAAGCCAACTTTCTGGTAAACCCATTCTGCACTTACATATCGGATGACCGACTGGTTAGTGGCCTCCATGAACCGCTGGAGCAGTGCCTGCATGGTGGCAGCGGTCTGGGCGAATCGCTTTCTGAGAACCGGAGCCGGCACCGACTTTATGCCCATGGCAAGCAGTGCCACGCCGGCAACAATGTCCCGCTCCTCGGTGGCGGCCTCAATCTGctccatcagcagcaggaagTACTCTGTGGACGACTCGCCACCGCCTTTCTCGCGGATTATTTCGGTGAGTGCGCTCAGAATGGCCAGCATCTCCTTGTGAAGATCGGACGAGGCCCGGAAGCCGGTGAGCAGTTTACGAAAGCTTGTGTTGCTGCAGGTGCTGTAGTTGGATGCGAAGGTCTGGAAGGTTTTGAAGGTGCCGGTGGGTGCAGTGCCGGAACCGGACATTccgtcatcatcgtcatccaGTTTGAAACTTTTCAAGCTGCCGGCCACCTCGTTAACGGTTGTGGTTTCCGCATTGAAGGCCTGTCGTTGCTCATGCTTGTGGACCGCCTCCATGGTGAGgccggtgggcgtggccgcagCTGTAAGGAATTTGGTTACAGGTGGTAATTTAAGGTGGCAAGTAACAACTCACCCAAACTCAAATTTGGCTGGAAGAACCGCGATTTGGCCTTTAGACGGTGCTTCATTTGGTCGGGATTGGAGGTGGCCGACTGGCCCTTGCTCCATGTCTTCCCCTTGCCATGGCGCTTTAGCTTCGACCGGAATTTTCCCATGATCCACGCGTGAAAAGCtcgaaagaaaataaattactcAAAACACGCAAATCGCAACACGTGCGAACCAGTGTGCCCGCTCGACCGATAAAACAGGCAATCGAAACATCAATCGAACGATCAAAAATCGATAGCGCACTGTGGGAAATTTTGTGGGAAATTTCTTTTCAAGTTCTGCACCCTGAATTGGAGTCCTGGCTAATTCTGATTCGATACCTTAAACTATTAGTTTCCACTTGGACCTAGcattcatttttctttctaaccaacaaatatatattttattaaaagcatTGAAAATGCAAGTGTTatgttgattattttttaccacatcaaGTTTGTCTAAAAAGAatagcaattaatttaaattaagccCGGGTCAACGGTGAATGTATATCCAAGTTATTCACCGCATATTATACTATTAGCCAAGACAACAACCTGTTATCGATATAACAGTGAGGAATGTCGATAACATACGTGGCCGGTCTGGCAGCTCTGTGCAACAAGTTGAAAAATAGAAGAAGCAAATAGAAACAGCGTCCGCAAATAGTGCGCAAAATAGTGTTTTTTGTTAACGTGCAACAGTGACATTACTAAGCAATTGAATGCAAGTGATAGTGCGACcaaaaaaacaatgcaaaacaCTTGGCCacgcaacaataacaattgagcaaggcacacacacacacatacacatgtgCAGGCACCCACTCGTGTAAGAGACAGAGATAGCGCGAATGTGTGAGTGAGCGAGAGGCAAGAACTGTAACTGTAATATAattgataaaacaaaaaagtcaGGAGCAGGAATCcagtgaaagagagagagaggcagtGGGAGAACGAGAGAGCGAGTAAGAGGACAGCGAAAAAGAGCTGAAAAAGGAGGAGGAATTGTTGTTgctaaaaatagcaacaaataGACagggcaagaagaagaagaagacggcAAATaagagcaagaagaagaagcgttGACGCAGGCAAAAGTCGCAGCCTTTTTGGGCACTTGGACTCTTAGTGTGTCCCGTTAGCCAGCTAACGCTCCCCCggcgagcaacaacaacaaacatcgataacaacaataacaataagaaTATCAAGGAATACGACACACAACATCATcaacaaccaaaacaacaaatacgACGACGGACCAAAACTATGCTTTTGAAATTCACAAAAACCAGTGGCGCTGGACCCTCGGCCGTACCGCTACTGACCCCCGCCCCCGCGCCGGGCTCCAGCTCGGCGTCCAtgcaggcaacaacaacaacttacGCGGCCCGCGGAACAGGTTTGTACCCCACTCTCTATTGCCCCTTACCCCTTTGCCCCTTACTTCGTGCTTTCCACTTCTCTTTGctctcttttgttttgatttgttaACTTTAGGTACGACAAACAGTAATAATGATACACCTTGCCCACTTTGACATCCGAATTTCTGTTATTGAAATTACGGCTTATCGTCGCTTGAGTCTCTGAATAgcacattaaaattaaagccACATAAACATGATTTATATTggaatatattaaaataatacttgGGATAATTTATCCTAAATGATATAATTAGGTTCTAATACGAATTTCTCATCCAATTCAAGATCATCTAATAAAGACAGCATAATATAAACTTGTTAATATAATCAAACACTTGGTCAAAAGGTTCTTAATAATTGTTTCTATTGGACATTGGAATGTTGCTACGCATTTCTTTTGGCTCTTTTCGAacctgtttttgtttacttgcaAAATAATGGGTGGTGAACCtttgtatatatgcatatgtatgtgtgcctAAGATAAGGGCCTAGCTCTTATTTGAACTGAAAATGTTAATAACAACAGAAATAGCACATTTCAAAGACAGTTTAGTATGGCTGATAAATAGCGCTACTTGTTATCCAGATAGTTTATGTATGTAGAAGCTTATTTTGTGTCCATTCAATAGATCTTTGAGATagttaatttgttatttgtatcTTTCTTACTGTTTGTGGGCACTTGACGCAAATagatggcaaacaaaaatagacCGCCCGAAGGTGTACACATATTTTGGGTAAAATTATTGCTCCCCCACAAATAATTCTTGATTGATTTCCACCCCCTCCAACGCCCACATTTGGTCGCCCACTCTCGATTATTCTCTATCGATATCAGCcaagtaaaaagaaaaagaaaaacaaaaacaataaggAAAATACTATTTGGCCCCCACAAACTTTGCGACATTGAAAGCCACGCACGTGTACCAACACACACGTGCATTTATGCttacacgcacgcacacaagcTTGTAATATGTATGCTAACATGAGCGGTTACAGGGCTTCCTCAATAAGTGGCACCTTCGGGGGGAAGTTGATTACGGTAGATTAGTTCACGGTTGTTGAAGGAATTAGCTATGtacataaaatgtattttaaaaggTATCTTTTATTGTTCATTTCATTGCAGCTCTATAATTTCCAATAAGTTATACTGCCTGATAAACATGTCACTTTCTAACTTAAAATTCCCTATTACTTAAAC contains:
- the LOC122623822 gene encoding transport and Golgi organization protein 2 isoform X1, coding for MCVIFFCADSNPQPGGYKLILASNRDEFFARATQSAAKWANADHVYGGIDLEPGREGGTWLAIGHSAGFFKVGALLNLTGEPKPRDAVAHKNILQPHNHNSNSIGINLCPKPTTSNSYRHPNPNPNQNPNPNPSKGQSNNEHFLLGRGMIVADFVTQADEEHNILNYNGSLLKDCTKYSAFNFVSIEIGSSSQPARVKLLSNVPPTLEDFQNGECYGFGNSLPHTPFEKVRHGKQEFEAIVKAHGGSSVETLSAQLMQLLRNKHKFWPDVELKRRAPNWGEGLSALNVHIEDHAYGSRTHTVVLVDSENKMHFIEETMSGLDPLGEWSRTHIEKDFQNSV
- the LOC122623822 gene encoding transport and Golgi organization protein 2 isoform X2 — translated: MCVIFFCADSNPQPGGYKLILASNRDEFFARATQSAAKWANADHVYGGIDLEPGREGGTWLAIGHSAGFFKVGALLNLTGEPKPRDAVGRGMIVADFVTQADEEHNILNYNGSLLKDCTKYSAFNFVSIEIGSSSQPARVKLLSNVPPTLEDFQNGECYGFGNSLPHTPFEKVRHGKQEFEAIVKAHGGSSVETLSAQLMQLLRNKHKFWPDVELKRRAPNWGEGLSALNVHIEDHAYGSRTHTVVLVDSENKMHFIEETMSGLDPLGEWSRTHIEKDFQNSV
- the LOC122623821 gene encoding RRP12-like protein encodes the protein MGKFRSKLKRHGKGKTWSKGQSATSNPDQMKHRLKAKSRFFQPNLSLAAATPTGLTMEAVHKHEQRQAFNAETTTVNEVAGSLKSFKLDDDDDGMSGSGTAPTGTFKTFQTFASNYSTCSNTSFRKLLTGFRASSDLHKEMLAILSALTEIIREKGGGESSTEYFLLLMEQIEAATEERDIVAGVALLAMGIKSVPAPVLRKRFAQTAATMQALLQRFMEATNQSVIRYVIGCLSVLLRAQDYATWTYSSTFQYFDALLAFSIHSKPKIRKAAQHAVVSIIHGSCFMLPTIKSDDSEEDTVVEQPKVKHHPASSRVTKFCLAQFKPEVLANAQTTVLHTLALLKDTLSGFKTEDIRSVCEHLLSIMTAANVLVRTNCFQALHALFHTRSPNLNAALCAKLLAAIHEYRPDRSDVRQTIAWVTVLKEGHLHLATLQLDLCMQALPRLIDVCTTDLWLSDRTELVVGVSNCIKELLQDCVARVCDTDEDAQRNRQSVARILGSLHKVLNAPFGEISKYVILIFSIVFEACGKRFGSELTPSLLTISKRYDAQSAHRLQIEHTLISAIKALGPELVLTAIPLADGKGGMQLERSWMLPLLREGANGASLQFFKEKIVPLAIDCQQKWKEFTEAKNKSSSHIYELLCCQLWGLFPGFCRQPRDPDYLRQLAPTLGAALEKNPEFRPPIYDGLMELLGDNQSTECHLAIGLYAKNFLPRLFNIYTQKPSGTYEADQRKRVLDVIRLYIARAPADVQLQLFENAQGQLAASAVASFEYDALFDINAAIVRVQKCKGIEVYFEKYMAPILRNDKSKLVAKDEQKLKKQQRKTYELLRELMTSEQSSCQKFTRKNSIVLQQILLEAFNTSCSVCQASRLYCLKSLMDCRSNLAYNDQLVMKAIPEAVLNYKEFSTRKEQVAEQLIKSITQLYQDAGKINDFVDILTAGFTGDEALVTNTILAFRAVLQQQGQHLTVATLEFVLQQVSVFIVQKSRNQSEAAVAFLITFIKVMPIALVANHLETIMRSLSAMTKDTKRYCRIQIGYFLKKLCKRFTTEELARFVPGDDEVTHRRLKKIRKQMRRDTRKKQSEEAQADSSDDELVGGLEQKSYTIDDILADSDSDLPEDMDAEEEGGAAAAASKRSKKAKQQKSTYIREDPDEIVDLADLKSIGNVLTSGSAQTAATVKSLKTKPQLPNGGFKTADDGRLIISDKALRGQGGNDESDSDSDSDASMADGTVAKEPKAKRGMEDDSSDEDELQQQQATGAKRTRKGGDAMSTKSGKTTASSRYTAGGKGIHRQLAAGNSDAMSVKSGKSTSRTAGTEYSSKKAKGDMKKRGQLDPYAYIPLTRNNLNKRKRSMNSRKFKSVLRGAGAETGGGGGGRVSKKYK